GGCGGTACGGGTGCCTTCGGCTGCGGCTCCGGTCCGGTTCCGGCTTTTCCGGTCCGGTTCCGGCTTCGGCTCGGTCCGGTGGGTGGGGCGGGGCCGTGCCGGTACATCCGCCCGTCGCCGCTGAATCAGACGTGGGTCGAGATGCGGGAGCTGCTCGATCCGGACGTAAGCGACGGGCATGTGATGTACCGGCACGGCCCCTCGCGTCCGATGCCGGGTGCGGGTCGACGGGGGCGAGATTCAGCCCCTGGGGATTCGGCCCTCATCGGGTTTTGGGAAGCGGAGCCCCGTGCTGGGTCGGGGGTGGGAGGTGTGTTTGGTCTCTGTCCGGTGGGTGGCCGAGGGGTGTCTGTTGAAGGGGTCTGGGGTTGACCCTGTGGGTCGGATGGCATAAGGGCAGGTCAGGGGTGGTGGCGCCGAGGGGTGCTTGTTTTGTATCGTGAAGGAACAAAGTGGCTCCCGCCCGCACCTCCCTGACCGGTGGGCGGGGCCGCCTTGTTCCCGGGGGATTCTTGAACCCCCACCCCGCACCTTGGAGCATGCCGATGACGACGGCCACGACCGTTCTGACCGCCCGCGCCCTCCTGCTCGACATGGACGGCACCCTCGTCAACTCGGACGTCGTCGTCGAGCGCTGCTGGCGCCGCTGGGCCGACCGGCACGGGCTGGACGGGGACGAGGTCATGAAGGTCGTCCACGGCCGCCAGGGCTACGCCTCGATGGCCGTCCTCCTGCCGGACCGGCCCATGGAACAGAACTACGCGGACAACACGCGGATGCTGGCCGAGGAGACCGCCGACATGGACGGCGTCGTCGAGATCCCGGGTGCCACCGAGTTCCTCGCCTCCCTCGCCGGAGTCCCCCACGCGCTCGTCACCTCCGCGGACGTGGCGCTCTCCAACGGGCGGATGGCCGCCGCCGGTCTCGGACTCCCCGACGTACGGGTCACCGCCGAGTCGGTCGGGGCCAGCAAGCCGGATCCCGAGGGGTTCCTCAAGGGGGCGGCCGAACTGGGGGTCGCGCCCGAGGACTGCATCGTGTTCGAGGACTCCGGGGCGGGGATCGCCGCGGGGCGGGCCGCCGGGATGCGGGTCGTCGGGGTCGGACCCCGCGCAGGGTTCCATGCGCCGGACGTGCTCGTACGGGACCTCACCCAGGTGCGGGTCGAGTCCCTCGGAGACGGGACCCTTCGCCTTCACATCGGCTGAGAAGGTCCTTGGGGGAGCGTGCGGGTTGGCTGGGGCCGGCTTTTTCGCCCCCTCCGCCCCTACCCGACCCGTACCTGGGGCTCCGCCCCAGACCCCGCTCCTCAAACGCCGGAGGGGCTGAAATTCACGCACGGCCCGCAGTCGGCATCCGGCGGGAGGGGCCGTGCCGGTACATCACATGCCCGTCGCTTACGCCCGGATCGAGCAGCGTTCCCGTTTCTTCTTCCGTCTGATTCAGCGGCGACGGGCGGATGTACCGGCACGGCCCCGCACCACCCACCGGACCGAAACCCGGCCGGTGCCGAGGCGCAGCCCCGGT
The window above is part of the Streptomyces sp. NBC_01428 genome. Proteins encoded here:
- a CDS encoding HAD-IA family hydrolase; amino-acid sequence: MPMTTATTVLTARALLLDMDGTLVNSDVVVERCWRRWADRHGLDGDEVMKVVHGRQGYASMAVLLPDRPMEQNYADNTRMLAEETADMDGVVEIPGATEFLASLAGVPHALVTSADVALSNGRMAAAGLGLPDVRVTAESVGASKPDPEGFLKGAAELGVAPEDCIVFEDSGAGIAAGRAAGMRVVGVGPRAGFHAPDVLVRDLTQVRVESLGDGTLRLHIG